Below is a window of Saccharomonospora viridis DSM 43017 DNA.
GGCCATGCGGGCCGCGCTGGCCGACGATGAGGCACTGTCCGAGCAGCGACGGCGTTACGCCGCCCGTCGCGCGGTACTGCGTCCGGCGCTGGAGAAGGCGGGTTTCCGCATCGACGACTCCGAGGCGGGCCTGTACCTGTGGGCGACCCGCGGTGAGTCCGCGCAGGACACGCTGTCGTGGTTGGCCGAGCGTGGCATCCTCGCCGCTCCCGGCACGTTCTACGGCCCCCGAGGCCATTCCCATGTCAGGGTGGCTCTCACGGCCACCGATGAGCGGGTGAACGCGGCGGCGGAACGGCTGGCGGAGTAACCGCCCGGCGCGTTGCTCGATACCGGGCCGCAGCCCGGGACCGCTTCGTCACGACGGTGGGGGCGATGAGTCGACCCGGCCTCGGGACGGAACCGCTCGCGCCGCTGCAGCAGGTTTTCATCGAACGGGCGCTCGCGTTCCGATGTGGGACCCGAGCGCCCGGTGTTTTCGGATCGATGAGGTGGAAGCGGTTTCCTCGGACGGAGACCCGTTCAGTCGTTGGCGTGCAGTGCGGCGTTGAGTTCCACGCCCGCACCGGTGCGTTCGACGACCTCGACCTCGCCGGTGGTGGAGTTGCGGCGGAACAGGGCGCCGGAGATGCCGGAGAGGTCGCGGGCCTTGACGGTGCGGCCTTCGAACTTCACCTTCGTGCCCGCGGTGACGTAGAGTCCCGCCTCGACCACGCAGTCGTTGCCGAGCGAGATGCCGATGCCGCCGTTGGCGCCGATGAGGCAGCGCTCGCCCACCGAGATGATCTCCTTGCCCCCGCCGGACAGCGTGCCCATGATGGACGCGCCGCCGCCGAGGTCGGTGCCGTCACCCACCACGACACCCGCCGAGATCCGGCCCTCCACCATGGACGCGCCGAGTGTGCCCGCGTTGAAGTTCACGAAGCCCTCGTGCATCACGGTGGTGCCACTGGCGAGGTGGGCGCCGAGTCGCACCCGGTCGGCGTCGCCGATGCGGACCCCGCTCGGGACCACGTAATCCACCATGCGGGGGAACTTGTCGATGCTGTGGACGGTCACCGGGCCACGTGACCGCAGTCGCAGGCGCGTGGCCTCGAAGCCCTCCACGGGGCACGGGCCGTGGTTTGTCCACACGACGTTGGACAGCAGGCCGAACACTCCGTCGAGGTTCTGGCCGTGGGGGCGTACCAGCCGGTGGGAGAGCAGGTGCAGTCGCAGGTACACATCATGCGCGTCGACGGGTGCCTGTGCCAGCGTCGCGATGGACGTGCGCACCGCCACGACCTCGACCCCGCGTGCCTCGTCGGGGCCGAGCAAGGACGTCGCTTCCTCACCGAGCGCCTCGGCGGCCTGTTCCGCCGACAGCCGTTCGGTGCGGCTCTCGTGCGCCTCGGCGGTCAGCTTCGGCTGCGGGAACCACGTGTCGAGCACGGTGCCGTCATTGGTGACGGTGGCCAGACCGACACCGGTCGCACCGGTCGTTTCGGGATTCGGGTTAGCTGCGCTCACGATCGCTACGGTAACCCGCGCTTAGCCCGATTGCGCCGTCACGTCCGGCAGCGCGGACAGCTCGGTGTGCAGGTCCGTCAGCGCCGACGCCATGTCCGTCAGCGCCGACGTGCACACATCGGCATCGCCGCTACCTGCGCAGTTGTTGTGGCGGTAGGCCCGCAACGTGGAGCTGAGGGTGTCGGCGGCCTCGGCCAGCCGTGGGTGCCCGGTCGCGTACTTGTGCGCGTTGCCCGGGATGTTCTCCACCTGGGTGACGTACTTCTCGCAGTCAGCGGGACGCACCTCGGTGGGCGCGGTGTGACAGTCGTCGGCCCGCAGCACCGTCACCTTCCTGGCCAGGGCGGCGGGGCCGGGGTCCGGCGTCCCTTTCGGGGTCGGTCCCGCTTCCCCGGAGCATCCGGTCAGCGTGAACAGTGCGGCGGCAAGAACGACACAGGCTCGGGTACGCACGCCACCACCGTACGCAGTTCACGTTACGGTGCGACCATGCCCTCGCTTGACCTGCGTTCCGATCCCGTCGATCTCACCGCCGCGCTCGTGGACATCGAGAGTGTGTCCGGGGCCGAGGCCGGCATCGCCGATGCCGTGGAGGCCGCACTGCGTGCTCAGGCACCGCACCTGGAGGTGGTGCGCAACGGGGACGCCGTGCTGGCCAGGACCAACCTGGGTAGGCCGTCCCGCATCGTGTTCGCCGGTCATCTCGACACCGTGCCCGTCAACGACAACCTGCCGTCCAGGCGCACCGGTTCCGGTGACGACGAGGTGCTGCACGGCCTCGGCAGTGTCGACATGAAGGGTGGTGACGCCGTGTTCCTGCACCTCGCGGCGACCCTGCCGGAGCCGAGGCACGACGTCACGTTCGTGTTCTACGACTGTGAGGAGGTCGAGGCCGAGCGCAACGGCCTGGGCCGCATCGAACGTGAACTGCCCGAGTGGTTGCGCGGCGACCTCGCCGTCGTGGGCGAACCGTCGAACGCGGTGATCGAGGCGGGCTGCCAGGGCACCATGAGGGTCGAATTGCGTGTGGAAGGTGTCCGGGCCCACACCGCGCGGGCGTGGATGGGTTCGAACGCCATCCACGCGCTGGCCGAACCGTTGCGTCGGCTCGCGGAGTACGAGGCCAGGGTCGTGGAGATCGACGGCCTCACCTACCGGGAGGGGCTACAGGCGGTACGGATCGAAGGTGGGGTGGCGGGCAACGTCGTACCCGACTCCGCCGTCCTGACCGTGAACCACCGTTTCGCGCCCGACGTGTCGCCCGAGCAGGCCGAGGCCCGTCTGCGCAAGGTGTTCGACGGCTACGAGCTCACCGTCGTCGACTGTTCACCCGGAGCGTTGCCGGGCCTGTCCGCGCCGGCGGCCGCGGAACTCGTCGCCGCCGCGGGAGGACGGGTCGCGGCCAAACTCGGATGGACCGACGTGGCCCGGTTCGCCGCGCTCGGCATGCCCGCCGTCAACTTCGGGCCTGGCGATCCGACTCTGGCCCACACCAAACAGGAGCAGGTCCGAGTGGTGGAAATTCGCCGCGTCGCGGAGGTGCTTCGTTCACTGTTGTCCGGGTGAATCTACGCTGGCCGATGTGACCGAGGTGACGCGCAACATCAACAACGGTGACGACAGTCCGCCTGAACGACACCGTGGCCCAGTCGTCCTGCGCAGAGGCAGCCAAGCGGAGAAAACCACCACGGACCAGCGGCTGCTCGATTCCCGTGGGCCCTCCGACTGGGTTCATACGGATCCGTGGCGAGTGCTGCGCATCCAGGCCGAGTTCGTCGAGGGGTTCGGAGCGCTCGCCGAGATTCCGCGTGCGGTGACCGTGTTCGGTTCGGCCCGTACGCCCCGGGACCATCCCGAATACGAACTCGGTCGCAAGATCGGCGCGGCGTTGGCCGAGATCGGATTCGCCGTGATCACCGGTGGGGGCCCCGGCACGATGGAGGCCGTGAACCGGGGCGCGTCCGAGGCCGGTGGACTGTCCGTCGGACTCGGTATCGAGCTGCCGTTCGAACAGGGGTTGAACCGGTGGGTGGACCTCGGGGTGAACTTCCGCTACTTCTTCACGCGGAAGACGATGTTCATCAAGTACTCGCAGGCGTTCATCTGTCTTCCCGGCGGGTTCGGCACGCTCGACGAGTTGTTCGAGGCGTTGACGCTGGTGCAGACCAAGAAGGTCACCAAGTTCCCGGTGGTGCTGTTCGGCTCGAAGTACTGGGGCGGGTTGTACGAGTGGGTGCGTGACACCATGCTCGCCGAAGGCAAGATCAACGAGCGGGACCTCCGACTGCTGCACGTCACCGATGACATCGACGAGGCGGTGGGTGTGGTGAAGGAAGCCTACAAAGCCTGGGAGGACACCCACTAGATGAAGCGGATCTGCGTCTTCTGTGGTTCGGCCTCGGGTAAGGACCCCGGCTACGCCGACGAGGCCGCCGCCGTGGGCAGGCTGCTGGCCGAACGCGGTATCGGCGTCGTCTACGGCGGCGGACAGGTCGGCCTCATGGGGGTCGTGGCCGACGCGGCGCTGGAGGCCGGGGGAGAGGTCATCGGGGTGATCCCGAAGCACCTGATGCGTGCCGAACTCGCCCACCACGGTCTCACCGAACTCCACGTGGTGGAGGACATGCACAAACGCAAGGCCACGATGGCCCGGTTGTCCGACGCCTTCCTCGCGTTGCCAGGCGGGGCGGGCACGTTGGAGGAGCTGTTCGAGGTGTGGACCTGGGCGCAGCTCGGTCTGCACGCCAAGCCGGTGGGGCTGCTCGACGTGGGCGGTTACTACACGAAGCTGGTCGAATTCCTCGACCACATGGTGATCGAGGGCTTCCTGGGTGAGGCCAGCCGCGACCTCGTCATCGTCGGCTCGGACCCGCGTGCCGTGCTCGACGCCTTCTCCCGGCACAGCTACACGCCGGTGGACAAGTGGGCGGGCTAGCCCGCCCGGCGGTCAGGCGGCGCTGCGCGGAAGCTTGTGGTAGCTGTCCACGTACTCCTGACCGGACAGCTCCATGATCGAGTACATGATCTCGTCGGTCACCGCGCGTCGGATCGCCGGTGAGGAACTGAGACCGTCGTAGCGGGAGAAGTCGAGCGGTTTTCCGAACCGCACGCTCACCTTCGCCAACCGGGGGATCTTCTTGCCCACCGGCAACAGCTTCTCGGTGCCGTGCAGCGCCACGGGCACCACGGCCGCCCCGGTCTCCAGCGCGAGCGTGCCGACACCGGTGTGCCCGCGGTACAGGCGACCGTCGAGTGAGCGGGTGCCCTCCGGGTAGATCGCGAACGTCTCGCCCGCCTCGAGCACTTCGCGGGCGGCCTTCAGCGCGGCGATGCCGGCCATGGCGTTGCCGCGTTCGACGGGGAGGTATCCGAGTGCGGACAGGAACGAGGCCACGAACCGGCCTTTCAAGCCTGTGCCGGTGAAGTACTCCGCCTTGCCGAGGAACCGGACCGGTCGAGGCGCCACGAGCGCGATGACGGCGGTGTCGATCGCTGACCGGTGGTTCGGGGCCAGGATCACCGGGCCGTCGAGCGGCACGTTCTCCAGCCCCTGCACGTCGGGCCGGTAGGCCAGCTTGGCCAACGGCGCGAGTACACCTCGGATCAGCAGTTGTAACACGTTCCCTCCCAGTGGCTGTCCCTATCAGGATGGCACGATCGACATCCATGGATGAGCGCTGGTTCCGTCGCCGCACCTGGCAATCTCCGCAGTGGAGTGTGTCGGAGCTGGTGTCGGCCAAGCGGGGGCGGACGGTGTCGGTGGTGCTGCCCGCGCTGAACGAGGAGGCCACGGTGGGTTCCGTGGTGGCCTCTGTACGTCCTCTGGTCGGCGGCTTGGTGGACGAGCTGGTGGTGTTGGACTCCGGGTCGAGCGACGGTACGGCCGCCGAGGCCGAGCGTGCGGGAGCGACCGTCGTCCGCCGTGAGGAGGTGCTCGTCGATCTCGCGCCCCTTCCGGGCAAGGGGGAGGCGCTGTGGCGGTCGTTGGCGGCGACGACGGGTGACCTCGTCGTGTTCCTCGACTCCGATCTGGTCGATCCCGATCCGGGTTTCGTGCCCGCGTTGCTCGGCCCGTTGCTGTGTGAGCCCGGTGTCGAGCTGGTGAAGGGTTTCTACCGCAGGCCGCTGCGGTTGGAGGAGGACGAACTCACCACCGGCGGGGGACGGGTCACCGAGTTGTTGGCTCGTCCGCTGTTGGCCGCGCTGCGTCCGTCCCTGTCCGGGTTGGTGCAACCCCTGGGAGGGGAGTACGCCGCCACCCGGCGGTTGTTGGAGGCGTTGCCGTTCGCCTGCGGTTACGGCGTGGAGATCGGGCTGTTGCTCGACACCGAGGCCACGTGTGGACTCGATGCGCTCGCCCAGGTGAATCTCGGGGTGCGGAAACACCGCAACCGATCGTTGACGCAGCTCGGGGTCATGGCCCGCGAGATCCTCGGCACCGCTTTGTCACGCTGCGGGGTGGACGCGCCCGGTGTGCCGGAGCTGACCCAGTTCGTGCAGGTCGGAGGCGAGTGGATACCCGATGTCAGCCCGGTGCCGCTGATCGATCGGCCGCCGATGCGGCAGGTGCTGGCGAAGCGCACGTGAGTCCGGCGGGTATGTCACGATCGTGGAGTGACCACCGCCCTGATCTACCTCCTCGTGATGCTGTTGGTGGCGGCCGTGGTGTTCCTGCTGGCCTCGCTGGTCTTCGGCCGCGGGGAGGAACTCGCCCCGCTGGCGCCGGGGAGTTCGCCCACCCGGCTACCCGCCGAGGACATCACGGGCAAGGACGTGGAGCACGTCAAGTATCAGGTCGTCCTTCGCGGCTACAAGATGTCGGAGGTCGACTGGGTGATGTCCCGGCTCGGCGCGGAGATCGACCTGTTGCGCGCCCGGGTGGCGGAGCTGGAGGCCGAACGGCAAAACTGCGAGGCGAGCCGTGAGTGAGCTCGTGGCGTCGGTCGAGGTCGCCGCGCCCGTGGGGACGACGTGGCTGGCGTTGACCGATTGGGAGCGCCAGCGCGAGTGGATTCCCGCCACCACCGTGCGAGTGGCGTCGGGCAACGGGCGCAGTGTCGGTTCCCGGTTGGAGGCGTTCACCGGTGTCGGCGGGATCGGCGTCACCGACACCATGGAGATCGTGAACTGGGAGCCGCCGGTGCGGTGCACGGTGCGCCATCTGGGGCTGCTCGTGCGGGGGACGGGTACCTTCCACGTCCAGACCAAGGGGCCGCAGCGCAGCGTGTTCGTGTGGGCGGAGGAGTTCACCCCGCCGTTCGGCCCGGTGGGGAAGGTGGGGTGGATGTTGGCGCGACCGGCGTTCACGCTGGCGTTGCGTCGTTCGCTGCGGGCGTTCGCGCGGTTCGCCGAGAACTACACGGTGGGTTGATGGGTCCGGAACTGGTCGGTGTCGACGGTGTCGCCCGATGTTCCTGGGGCAACACCGCGCCCGATTACGCGGTCTACCACGACGAGGAGTGGGGGGTTCCGCTCCGGGGCGAGATCGCCTTGTTCGAGCGGTTGTCGTTGGAGGCGTTCCAGTCCGGCCTGTCGTGGCTGACCATCCTGCGTAAACGCGAGGACTTCCGCCGCGCGTTCGCCGGGTTCGACCCGGAACGGGTGGCCGCCTTCGACGCCGAGGACGTCGACCGCCTGTTGGCCGACGCCTCGATCGTGCGGAACCGGGCGAAGATCCTCGCCACGATCACCAACGCGAGGGCCGTCGTGGAACTGGACGCGCCGCTGGACGAACTGTTGTGGTCGTTCGCCCCCGAACCCGGTAGGCGGCCGAGGCCCCGCACGATGGCCGACGTACCCGCCAGGACACCGGAGTCGCAGGCGATGGCCACGGCGTTGAAGAAGCGTGGTTTCGTCTTCGTCGGACCGACGACCTGCTACGCGCTGATGCAGGCCACGGGCATGGTGGACGACCACGTGCAGGGCTGTTTCCGCGCGAACGACCGCGACTGACCGGGTCGGGCGACCTACTTTCCGGTGAAATTCGGCCGGCGTTTTTCCACGAACGCCTCGACGGCCTCCCGGTGGTCGGCGGTGCCGCCCAGTTCCGTCTGCGCCGCGTTCTCGGCGGCCAACGCTTCGGCCAGTGTGGACTCGGCGGCCCGCGTCACCGTCTGCTTGATCTTCGCGTACGCCCTGGTCGGACCCGCCGCGAGCGAGGCCGCCACGGTGCGGACCCGCTCGGGGAACTCGTCGTCGGGGACGACCTCGTTCACCAGGCCGAGCCGGAGCGCCTCCCCACTGTCCACCTTGTTCCCCAGCAGCATCAGTTCCATGGCCTTGCCGTATCCGACGAGTCGTTGCAGGGTCCACGACGCACCCGAGTCCGGGCCGAGTCCCACGCCGGCGAACGCCATGCTGAAACTCGCCGACGTGGCGGCGATACGCAGGTCACAGGCGTAGGCGAACGCGGCGCCCGCTCCGGCGGCCGAACCGTTCACCGCCGCGATCACCGGTTTCGGCAGGTCCACGATCGCGGTCACGATCGGGTTGTAGTGCCGTGCCACGGTGCTCAGCGGCGCCAGGTCACCGGTACGCAGCCCCTCGACGTGCTCTTTGAGGTCCTGACCAGCGCAGAACGCCTTGCCCGAGCCGGTGAGCACGACCGCTCTGACGGCGTCGTCCTCCGCCGCCTGCCGCAACGCCGCGAGCAGTCGTTCCTTCAACTCCACCGTCAGCGAGTTGTATGCGCGGGGCCGGTTCAGTGTCAGGGTGCGTACGCCGTCGACGTCGGTCACCAACAGCACGTCGTCGGTGGGGGGCGAGATGGTGTCCGGGCTGTCGTTCGTTTGCGCTTCCGTGCTCTTTTCTGCGGTCACCGAATCCTCCGTTGTCGTCCTCGCCCGGCGAGTCTGACAGGCTTGCGGCGCGCATACCAGCAACGATCCGGCCTCGCTAAGATCGGTCCACGTTCGCGGCCGACTCCTCATGGGGGACAATGGTCACGACGCGGTTGCTTTGGCGAGCCCGATCGGGCGCGCTGATTCAGACGGAGGGAGCACGCTATGGCGGCCATGAAGCCCCGGACCGGAGATGGGCCCCTTGAAGTGACCAAGGAGGGGCGGGGCCTCGTGATGCGCGTACCGCTCGAGGGCGGTGGACGACTCGTCGTCGAGCTGACGATGGAGGAGGCCAAGGACCTCGGTGCGGCCCTGCAGCAGGCCACCAGCTGAAAACCTGATCCACTTCTCGTGCCGGTGCCGAGGCAGGTTCGGCCTGGCCTGACCCGTTGTGCCTGGAGATCGTATGGCGCGCTCGCCGGTCCCGTCCGTCCCCACGAGGCTGATCGACGTGGAGGTGGCCGACCGCGCCCGACGGGGCGCGCCGGTCGCGGTGCTCGTCGCCGAGGGGGACGACGCGGCGCACGTCGAGGTGCCTGCCGGTGTGGGGTTCAGCGGTAAGGCCGGTCAGGTCCAGATCCTGCCGGACGAGGACGGCCCCAGGTGGGTCGTCGGCGTCGGTGCGGGTACTCCACGGCACTACCGTGAGGCCGGTGCGGCGTTCGTCCGGGCCGCGCACGCCTACGCCGACACCGAAGCCGATTCGGGTGGCCGCCCACCGGTGACGGTGCAGGTACGGCCGCCGGAACAGGCCGGTGCTGGCGAGTACGCCGCGTTCACGACGGGCGCGATACTCGGTGGCTACCGCTATCGAGTGACCGGCTCGGACGAGCCCGCGCGGGTGCGCAGGCTTCGGCTGGTGGCCCCGGAAGGTTCCGTCGACGAGTGTGCCGCGGCGGTGGCCCGAGCCGGTGAGCTGGCCAGGGCCACGGCATTGGCGCGTGATCTGGCCAACACGCCGTCGAACGTGAAGAACCCGGCGTGGCTGGCGGACACGGCCCAACGGATCGCTGATGTACCCGGCTTGTCGGTGACTGTGCGAGACGACGAGTGGCTGGCTCAGCAGCGGTTCGGCGGCATGCTCGCCGTCGGGGGCGGTTCGGCCCATCCGCCACGGTTGATCGAGTTGTCGTACCGTCCGCGCGGTGCCGCTGCGCACTTGCTGCTCGTGGGTAAGGGCATCACCTTCGACACGGGCGGTATCTCGGTGAAGCCCGCGGCGGGCATGCACCTCATGCGTACCGACATGTCCGGTGGAGGCGCGGTCGTCGCGGCGATGCGGGCGATCGCCACGCTGAAACCGAGGGTACGGGTCACCGCTTTGGTCCCCGCTGCCGAGAACGCGATCTCCGGTTCGGCGTACCGCCCCGGTGACGTGGTGAGGCACTACGGCGGGCGGACCACGCAGATCGACAACACCGACGCCGAGGGCAGGATGGTGCTCGCCGACGCCCTCGCCTACGGGATCGCGACCTTCCGCCCCGATGTGGTGGTCGACGTGGCCACTCTCACGGGCGCGATGAAGGTGGCGTTGGGGCTGCGCACAGGTGGCCTGTTCGCCACCGACGACGAACTCGCCGATCGCCTTCTGACGGCCGGCGCGGAGGTCGGTGAGCAGTGGTGGCGGATGCCGTTGTCGGACGAGTACGCCGACGCGATACGTTCCGAGATCGCCGATGTCCGCCAGGGCCCGCCCGGACCGGGTGGGATCACGGCCGCGTTGTTCCTGCGTGAGTTCACGGCCGGACTGCCGTGGGCGCACCTGGACATCGCCGGACCGGCCAGGGCGGAGAGCACCTACGCCGAGGTGGTGCCCGGCGGCACGGGCTTCGCCGCCCGTACCCTCGTGCAGTTCGTGGCCTCCTACGCCTGAGTGCGTACGCGGTCGTGGACGAACTCGCGGAACACCGCGGCGGCGGGGGAGAGCGGTCGATCGGCGGACCAGGCCAGGCTGATCTTCCGGGTCACGGGTGGATCGAGTCGGATCTCGGCGACCCCCGGCGGTGGGTGGGGTTCGAACGCGGGTAGGAGCGCTACGCCGAGTCCTGCCGCGACCAGTCCGCGCACCGTGTCGGACTCCTGCCCCTCGAACGCCACGGTCGGGGTGAATCCCGCCTTCGCGCAGAGGTCGTCGGTGATCTGCCGCAGGCCGTAGCCGGGTTCGAGCATCACGAACACCTCGTCGGCCAATTCGGCCAACCGCACGCTGGAGCGGTCGGCGAGGCGATGGTCCGTGGGTACGGCCACGAACAGTTCCTGTTCGGTGAGCACCACGGATCCCAGATCCTCGTCGTGGGGCGGTGGTGCGACCAGGGCCAGATCGATGGTCCCGGCGGCGAGGTCGTCCACGATGTCCCGTCGGGATCCTTGGACGAGGCTGAACCGGGTCCGAGGGTGTTCGAGGCGGAAGTCGCGGAGCAGGCCGGGCACCAGCGAGCGGCCCAGCAGGTGCAGGAAGCCCAGCACCACGTGACCGGCATCGGGGTCGATCTCCTCGCGGACCTGTCGGACGCCGTGGTTGAGGATGTCGACGGCGCGTTCGGAGGCGTCGGCGAGGAGACGGCCCACCCGGGTGAGGCGGATACCGCGTCCGTCGGGCACGGTGAGGGGGACTCCGACTCGCGCGCTGAGGGCGGCGAGACGGCGGCTCGCGGTCGGTTGCGGGATACCGAGTTCGGCCGCCGCCCGAGTGAGGTTGGAAGTGAGTTTCAACACACGCAGCAATGCGGCGGCCGGGGCGAGTTCCGTCGTCAGTCGAGCGTCGTCGAATTCATTCGTCACGGTATCGATTGTCCTTGCAAAAGGTATTGGAAGTATTGATTAGCGGCGCTTACCGTCGGAGCACGTGGGTGTGGTTGCGCGGGATTCCGCCGATGGGGCGGTGAACGCCCGTAGGGTCACGGTGGCGGTGGCCGCCGCGGGTATCTGTTCGTTCTCGTTGCTGTACGCGCCGCAGCCTTTGTTGCCGCAGCTCGCGGCTGAGTTCGGCCTCGACCCCGGTGCCGCTTCGTTGGCCGTGTCGATGGGGACGGGCGGTCTCGCCGCGGCGGTGGTGCCCATCGCCGTGCTCTCGGAGATCGTCGGCAAACGGCCGGTCGTCATCGTGTCCGTCCTGGCCTCGGCTCTGCTGGGGCTGGTGTTGCCGT
It encodes the following:
- the dapD gene encoding 2,3,4,5-tetrahydropyridine-2,6-dicarboxylate N-succinyltransferase, with the protein product MSAANPNPETTGATGVGLATVTNDGTVLDTWFPQPKLTAEAHESRTERLSAEQAAEALGEEATSLLGPDEARGVEVVAVRTSIATLAQAPVDAHDVYLRLHLLSHRLVRPHGQNLDGVFGLLSNVVWTNHGPCPVEGFEATRLRLRSRGPVTVHSIDKFPRMVDYVVPSGVRIGDADRVRLGAHLASGTTVMHEGFVNFNAGTLGASMVEGRISAGVVVGDGTDLGGGASIMGTLSGGGKEIISVGERCLIGANGGIGISLGNDCVVEAGLYVTAGTKVKFEGRTVKARDLSGISGALFRRNSTTGEVEVVERTGAGVELNAALHAND
- the dapE gene encoding succinyl-diaminopimelate desuccinylase, whose protein sequence is MPSLDLRSDPVDLTAALVDIESVSGAEAGIADAVEAALRAQAPHLEVVRNGDAVLARTNLGRPSRIVFAGHLDTVPVNDNLPSRRTGSGDDEVLHGLGSVDMKGGDAVFLHLAATLPEPRHDVTFVFYDCEEVEAERNGLGRIERELPEWLRGDLAVVGEPSNAVIEAGCQGTMRVELRVEGVRAHTARAWMGSNAIHALAEPLRRLAEYEARVVEIDGLTYREGLQAVRIEGGVAGNVVPDSAVLTVNHRFAPDVSPEQAEARLRKVFDGYELTVVDCSPGALPGLSAPAAAELVAAAGGRVAAKLGWTDVARFAALGMPAVNFGPGDPTLAHTKQEQVRVVEIRRVAEVLRSLLSG
- a CDS encoding TIGR00730 family Rossman fold protein; the encoded protein is MTEVTRNINNGDDSPPERHRGPVVLRRGSQAEKTTTDQRLLDSRGPSDWVHTDPWRVLRIQAEFVEGFGALAEIPRAVTVFGSARTPRDHPEYELGRKIGAALAEIGFAVITGGGPGTMEAVNRGASEAGGLSVGLGIELPFEQGLNRWVDLGVNFRYFFTRKTMFIKYSQAFICLPGGFGTLDELFEALTLVQTKKVTKFPVVLFGSKYWGGLYEWVRDTMLAEGKINERDLRLLHVTDDIDEAVGVVKEAYKAWEDTH
- a CDS encoding TIGR00730 family Rossman fold protein, with the protein product MKRICVFCGSASGKDPGYADEAAAVGRLLAERGIGVVYGGGQVGLMGVVADAALEAGGEVIGVIPKHLMRAELAHHGLTELHVVEDMHKRKATMARLSDAFLALPGGAGTLEELFEVWTWAQLGLHAKPVGLLDVGGYYTKLVEFLDHMVIEGFLGEASRDLVIVGSDPRAVLDAFSRHSYTPVDKWAG
- a CDS encoding lysophospholipid acyltransferase family protein yields the protein MLQLLIRGVLAPLAKLAYRPDVQGLENVPLDGPVILAPNHRSAIDTAVIALVAPRPVRFLGKAEYFTGTGLKGRFVASFLSALGYLPVERGNAMAGIAALKAAREVLEAGETFAIYPEGTRSLDGRLYRGHTGVGTLALETGAAVVPVALHGTEKLLPVGKKIPRLAKVSVRFGKPLDFSRYDGLSSSPAIRRAVTDEIMYSIMELSGQEYVDSYHKLPRSAA
- a CDS encoding glucosyl-3-phosphoglycerate synthase, encoding MDERWFRRRTWQSPQWSVSELVSAKRGRTVSVVLPALNEEATVGSVVASVRPLVGGLVDELVVLDSGSSDGTAAEAERAGATVVRREEVLVDLAPLPGKGEALWRSLAATTGDLVVFLDSDLVDPDPGFVPALLGPLLCEPGVELVKGFYRRPLRLEEDELTTGGGRVTELLARPLLAALRPSLSGLVQPLGGEYAATRRLLEALPFACGYGVEIGLLLDTEATCGLDALAQVNLGVRKHRNRSLTQLGVMAREILGTALSRCGVDAPGVPELTQFVQVGGEWIPDVSPVPLIDRPPMRQVLAKRT
- a CDS encoding DivIVA domain-containing protein; the encoded protein is MTTALIYLLVMLLVAAVVFLLASLVFGRGEELAPLAPGSSPTRLPAEDITGKDVEHVKYQVVLRGYKMSEVDWVMSRLGAEIDLLRARVAELEAERQNCEASRE
- a CDS encoding SRPBCC family protein, translated to MSELVASVEVAAPVGTTWLALTDWERQREWIPATTVRVASGNGRSVGSRLEAFTGVGGIGVTDTMEIVNWEPPVRCTVRHLGLLVRGTGTFHVQTKGPQRSVFVWAEEFTPPFGPVGKVGWMLARPAFTLALRRSLRAFARFAENYTVG
- a CDS encoding DNA-3-methyladenine glycosylase I — its product is MGPELVGVDGVARCSWGNTAPDYAVYHDEEWGVPLRGEIALFERLSLEAFQSGLSWLTILRKREDFRRAFAGFDPERVAAFDAEDVDRLLADASIVRNRAKILATITNARAVVELDAPLDELLWSFAPEPGRRPRPRTMADVPARTPESQAMATALKKRGFVFVGPTTCYALMQATGMVDDHVQGCFRANDRD
- a CDS encoding enoyl-CoA hydratase-related protein, with protein sequence MSPPTDDVLLVTDVDGVRTLTLNRPRAYNSLTVELKERLLAALRQAAEDDAVRAVVLTGSGKAFCAGQDLKEHVEGLRTGDLAPLSTVARHYNPIVTAIVDLPKPVIAAVNGSAAGAGAAFAYACDLRIAATSASFSMAFAGVGLGPDSGASWTLQRLVGYGKAMELMLLGNKVDSGEALRLGLVNEVVPDDEFPERVRTVAASLAAGPTRAYAKIKQTVTRAAESTLAEALAAENAAQTELGGTADHREAVEAFVEKRRPNFTGK
- a CDS encoding DUF3117 domain-containing protein; the protein is MAAMKPRTGDGPLEVTKEGRGLVMRVPLEGGGRLVVELTMEEAKDLGAALQQATS
- a CDS encoding leucyl aminopeptidase family protein encodes the protein MARSPVPSVPTRLIDVEVADRARRGAPVAVLVAEGDDAAHVEVPAGVGFSGKAGQVQILPDEDGPRWVVGVGAGTPRHYREAGAAFVRAAHAYADTEADSGGRPPVTVQVRPPEQAGAGEYAAFTTGAILGGYRYRVTGSDEPARVRRLRLVAPEGSVDECAAAVARAGELARATALARDLANTPSNVKNPAWLADTAQRIADVPGLSVTVRDDEWLAQQRFGGMLAVGGGSAHPPRLIELSYRPRGAAAHLLLVGKGITFDTGGISVKPAAGMHLMRTDMSGGGAVVAAMRAIATLKPRVRVTALVPAAENAISGSAYRPGDVVRHYGGRTTQIDNTDAEGRMVLADALAYGIATFRPDVVVDVATLTGAMKVALGLRTGGLFATDDELADRLLTAGAEVGEQWWRMPLSDEYADAIRSEIADVRQGPPGPGGITAALFLREFTAGLPWAHLDIAGPARAESTYAEVVPGGTGFAARTLVQFVASYA
- a CDS encoding LysR family transcriptional regulator, producing the protein MTNEFDDARLTTELAPAAALLRVLKLTSNLTRAAAELGIPQPTASRRLAALSARVGVPLTVPDGRGIRLTRVGRLLADASERAVDILNHGVRQVREEIDPDAGHVVLGFLHLLGRSLVPGLLRDFRLEHPRTRFSLVQGSRRDIVDDLAAGTIDLALVAPPPHDEDLGSVVLTEQELFVAVPTDHRLADRSSVRLAELADEVFVMLEPGYGLRQITDDLCAKAGFTPTVAFEGQESDTVRGLVAAGLGVALLPAFEPHPPPGVAEIRLDPPVTRKISLAWSADRPLSPAAAVFREFVHDRVRTQA